A DNA window from Paenibacillus sp. HWE-109 contains the following coding sequences:
- the nuoK gene encoding NADH-quinone oxidoreductase subunit NuoK, translating into MGSIITPYLTLAAILFCIGLYGALSKKNGVIVLLSIELMLNAVNLNLIAFSKLGDHPALTGQIFSLFNITIAAAEAAVGIAILITIYRNKGTVDVTDLDSMKR; encoded by the coding sequence GTGGGTTCAATTATTACGCCCTATCTCACATTAGCTGCTATCCTGTTCTGCATAGGTTTGTACGGGGCTTTATCCAAAAAGAACGGGGTCATTGTTCTGCTCTCCATCGAGCTGATGCTTAATGCCGTGAACTTGAATCTGATTGCCTTTTCCAAATTGGGTGATCACCCGGCGCTGACAGGTCAGATTTTCTCGTTGTTCAACATTACGATCGCAGCTGCTGAAGCAGCAGTCGGGATTGCCATTCTGATTACGATTTATCGCAACAAAGGGACAGTAGATGTAACGGATTTGGATTCTATGAAGCGCTAG